One part of the Malus sylvestris chromosome 2, drMalSylv7.2, whole genome shotgun sequence genome encodes these proteins:
- the LOC126611802 gene encoding snakin-2-like codes for MALSSRTLMASMLVSFMLLQCFTEAANHQYETMGVNGAPSPKPPTLDCGVACEGRCKLSSRPRLCKRACGSCCDKCSCVPPGTSGNYESCPCYFNLKTHNQTRKCP; via the exons ATGGCTTTGTCATCAAGAACGCTCATGGCTTCCATGCTTGTCTCTTTTATGCTTCTTCAATGTTTCACTGAAGCCGCTAATCACCAGTACGAGACG ATGGGCGTCAATGGAGCACCGAGCCCCAAGCCCCCAACTTTAG ATTGTGGAGTGGCATGTGAAGGAAGGTGCAAGCTATCATCGAGGCCTCGTCTTTGCAAAAGGGCATGTGGGAGTTGTTGTGACAAGTGCAGTTGCGTTCCTCCTGGCACTTCTGGCAACTACGAGTCTTGTCCTTGCTATTTTAACCTCAAAACCCACAACCAAACCCGCAAATGCCCTTAA
- the LOC126611787 gene encoding uncharacterized protein LOC126611787, which translates to METPSSIRRVTRSQTSVAQNNSNIPLSRKTEDSEKALLKSRPRNGKQQQDRSVLIDITNDSPIVGLATGSLKTPSSGILKQRSCRAKNTPGSGEALLRGQVKTLLQQVEEEAELSKISLESRPIHLIQGLVANSPMGLLAPTPANTPQVADISVGASGSSNVGLSSEKPSPLVQEQLISQVVCDIFEGKNQGSLESQKSILSRSLLLDFSEKSEISSVSSEFSSVITDSKEKSSSPDDDNASIWSMQVNASTHDEDEEELADNDKDDYYLKLNEGYGMEEEEEQDGGYNVDELCDGISNICVDETRRVPKFAGKHTRFVYDSEDEIVEEEEEEEEEGSAKTPESASPGALRLKGLPTPKGKHLRFLEEED; encoded by the exons ATGGAGACTCCATCGTCAATCAGAAGAGTCACGAGGTCTCAGACTTCGGTTGCTCAGAACAACAGCAACATTCCCCTTTCAA GAAAGACTGAAGATTCTGAGAAAGCTCTGTTGAAATCGAGACCAAGAAATGGGAAGCAACAGCAAGACCGGTCTGTACTGATTGATATCACCAACGATTCTCCGATTGTGGGGCTTGCAACGGGAAGTTTAAAGACACCGTCGTCGGGCATACTGAAGCAGAGAAGCTGCAGAGCCAAGAACACACCCGGGTCCGGAGAGGCCTTGCTGAGAGGTCAAGTCAAGACCCTCTTGCAGCAAGTTGAAGAGGAGGCTGAGCTCTCAAAGATCTCGCTCGAAAGCCGCCCTATTCACCTGATTCAAGGCCTCGTCGCCAATTCTCCAATGGGGCTCCTCGCGCCAACACCGGCAAACACTCCACAGGTAGCTGATATCTCTGTTGGTGCAAGTGGAAGCAGCAATGTTGGTCTGAGTTCTGAGAAACCTTCTCCCCTCGTCCAAGAACAATTGATTTCTCAG GTGGTATGTGACATCTTTGAAGGAAAAAATCAGGGGAGCCTCGAATCTCAGAAGAGTATCCTGAGCCGGTCTCTGCTGCTGGATTTCTCTGAGAAGTCCGAAATCTCCTCAGTCTCATCTGAGTTCTCCTCTGTGATTACTGACAGCAAAGAGAAGTCATCATCCCCAGATGATGACAATGCTTCCATCTGGTCGATGCAGGTCAATGCTAGCACCCATGATGaagatgaggaagaattagCAGACAACGATAAAGACGACTATTATCTGAAGCTTAATGAAGGTTATGggatggaagaagaagaggaacaagATGGAGGATACAATGTGGATGAGCTCTGTGATGGAATAAGCAATATATGTGTCGATGAGACGAGAAGGGTTCCCAAGTTTGCTGGAAAGCACACCAGATTTGTGTATGACAGTGAAGATGAAattgttgaagaagaagaagaagaagaagaagaaggatctGCAAAGACTCCGGAATCAGCTTCGCCGGGTGCCCTGCGGCTGAAGGGTTTGCCAACACCAAAGGGGAAGCACCTGCGGTTTCTTGAGGAGGAAGATTGA